The following are encoded in a window of Fretibacter rubidus genomic DNA:
- a CDS encoding zinc ribbon domain-containing protein: MAKSTRRPQQIYTIVMWLLSIVFAGFLIGLGSLVIKDMPRVDSQISVEDFVDDSALRAIDARLEANEDQGQVLSRAVEDARSAAQEARTDYASAKVSLDNWLATRTATESQAQNPEVIARTRSVEALQNQERAALRVQADAQTALTQFNRAQADIRLERNRLVTAARPEYRKAQNAQTLRVFLYRLALTLPLLIIAGWMIAKKREAAYWPLYRGFVLFALFAFFFELVPYLPSYGGYVRYTVGIIMAVIAGHFIIRSMRRYLDRKKLEESRSEGERRQGIEYETALKKIAAKTCPGCDRSIVVRDGVETDFCVHCGIRLKEKCGNCGERNISFHRFCLSCGTATPAGQAEQSAS, from the coding sequence ATGGCCAAATCAACACGCAGACCCCAGCAGATTTATACAATCGTTATGTGGTTGCTCTCGATTGTCTTTGCCGGCTTTCTTATTGGGCTCGGCAGTCTGGTTATCAAAGACATGCCGCGCGTGGATAGTCAAATTAGCGTTGAAGACTTTGTTGATGATAGTGCCTTGCGCGCAATTGACGCCCGACTAGAGGCCAATGAAGACCAAGGCCAAGTTTTATCCCGCGCCGTCGAGGACGCCCGCAGTGCCGCCCAAGAAGCGCGCACGGATTATGCCTCTGCCAAAGTGTCACTCGATAATTGGCTCGCGACGCGCACAGCCACAGAAAGCCAAGCGCAAAACCCAGAGGTTATTGCCCGCACACGCAGCGTCGAAGCCTTACAAAATCAAGAGCGCGCGGCGCTCCGCGTACAAGCGGACGCGCAAACCGCGCTCACGCAGTTTAATCGTGCCCAAGCCGATATCAGGCTAGAGCGTAATCGTTTAGTTACGGCGGCGCGGCCTGAGTACCGCAAAGCGCAAAACGCACAAACGCTACGGGTATTTTTATACCGCCTTGCCCTCACCTTGCCGCTGCTCATTATTGCGGGGTGGATGATTGCGAAAAAACGAGAGGCCGCCTATTGGCCGCTATATCGGGGCTTTGTGCTATTTGCGCTCTTTGCTTTTTTCTTCGAGCTTGTGCCCTATCTGCCGAGCTACGGCGGATACGTCCGTTATACCGTCGGTATCATCATGGCCGTGATTGCGGGGCATTTCATCATACGGTCTATGCGGCGGTATTTGGACCGTAAAAAACTAGAAGAAAGCCGTAGCGAGGGCGAACGTCGCCAAGGCATTGAATATGAAACGGCGCTTAAGAAAATTGCGGCAAAAACTTGCCCAGGCTGTGACAGATCTATTGTTGTGCGCGACGGGGTTGAGACAGATTTTTGCGTCCATTGCGGCATTCGCTTGAAAGAAAAATGCGGCAATTGTGGCGAGCGCAATATCAGCTTTCACCGTTTCTGCCTGTCCTGCGGCACCGCCACCCCTGCTGGTCAAGCCGAGCAGTCTGCCAGTTAA